A segment of the Nitrosopumilus sp. genome:
TTGAATGAACTTGGACTTAATTCTCGTACTTAACAAATAATCTGCAATAATTGCACTTATCATTGATGTTGCAAACCATGGCAGATAACTCCAAAGCCCTTCTGATGTCAATATGTTTGATGTTACACTCATCATAACAAACACTGATGCTGATGCAGTAGATGCACCAAAGATGTTCATCGTTTTTGATGCTGACCAAAATATTATTGAAAATACAAAAGGTATGGCAACAAAACTTAGAATGATTGCAACATACGGGTCCGGATTAAAGTTATGAGTATCCCCCTCAGATAATGGCAATACAAAGAAAAAGATCAGCCACATTACGCTAAACCAAAAAATTCCAAATGATGTTGGAAGCATTATTTTGATGATTTTATTATCTTGACTAATATTGGAGCGTATTCTTGCAAAACCGATCATTACTCCTGTTAACATGACCAATATTCCTAATGCAAGTGTTATGTGTGTGGGACTAAGTAAGCCATCTATCCCAAACAACTCATGCCAGTAAAAGTCTCCAGGTCCAGCTACAATCTGCATTATTCCTCCAACAACAATTAATTTTGAACCCAATGCAAAATGGCTTATTCGTACCTGTTTTTTTACAATAAGCAAGGTTAAATTCAATATTGCACTAACTAGACTAATTCCAACTCCAGAATACAATATCATGTGAGATGGTGTAAAAAATGTCTCGGGAACCCCAAGCAGATGAGATGTAACATCCCAACTTGCTCCCCACATTGATAGGGTGACACCACAAAGAGCTGTGACAAATGAGATCAATGAAAGTTTTGAAGATATGTCCATCTGATTTTTTCTTATTTTCAATCATTTGATCTTTTTTTTCATAAAATAAAATTGTATTGAAATAATTTGTTCTCTTCTCTTCATATCTGTCTGCGTCCATTTTTATCTCAACATGGTAGCTGAATACGTGTAGGTTTGGACTCTTCCATTGTTCTGTAAATTATTCTCTGAATTTCTAGAAAAACCGACTAATTATTACATATGCACCAATTACAAACATGACTCCTATGGCGGTAAGTAATCCTACTTTTGCTGTGTTAGGTAAACTTTCTAAATCCATTATGTACTGTATTAGTCATTTTCAATTTAAATAATGTAATTTTAAGATATTTTCATTTTATTTACAAGTAATAAAGATACTAAATGCATCGTTAGTCGTTGTAGCAGTAATGAGAAATATTATCAAAGTTTTAATCAACACTGTAACCCTATTTTGATATGGTTGATCTCACTACATATGAAAAAATAAACGAAGATATAAAATTCACAGAAGAGGAAACAGTCGAACTTTTGAAGTTAAGTGAAAAAGAAATATTGGTTTTGATTCTTTCTGAATTGAAAAAAATATCTGAGAATACCGATAAAAAATAATATCCAGATCATTTGAAGACTTGTTCCACAAAAAAGATTCAATTTTTTATATATCTAGTCAATCTTAATCCCCAAAATTACGGCAAGTACACGTGAACTAATTTTAACCTCAAATTAGCAGCAGGTAAAATTGGTAGAGATAGTTATAAGAGATAAAAATTTTAATTTGTTAATTGACTAAAATCAAAATTACGATTCCCTTAATGATTATTGCAAGTATTTTAGTAATTACTGCCACATCTTACTCTCCAAATGACGTTCGTGCTGAATTTTCTATTCCGGAAATTTCAGGATCTATTTCAATACCTGAAGTATCTGATGACTATTCTGCTAAAGCGCAAATTGCACTCAGTGTTGCAATGGCAGTATCTGAGAATTCTGTTGAAAATGGTAAAGCCATGTGGGGAAAACTTGATGTCGCTCAGGGGTTTCTTGTTTACACTATTGGCGTTTTAGCCAATGATGATATTTTTCATAAAGTTGTAGTTGATGCTGGAACTGGAGAGCCGTTGTATGTTTCAGAAGGAGTGTCAAAAGATGATTGGAAGCATTCTAAACATTCTGATGGCGAATCTCATAAAAAATGGAAGGATCACTATGCAAATCTAACTCCTGAAGAAAGAGAAATCAAAAAACAGCAATGGGGTGAAGTTAAAGATGCCTTCTTTGCGTTGTCCCTTGACGAAAGAGCAAAGATGATCATGTATTTCATGTCAATGAAAGTACAATTCGAATCTTTAACTGATGAAGAAAGAGATGCTAAAAAATTAGAAATGAAATTGATGATGGAAGCACTGTTGCCTTTGTCCGTTGAAGAAAAAACTCTGAAATTACGCGAGTTTATAAATTCACTTTAGTTTTCACGCCTAGTTCTGATTGTTTTCTTTAATCTGACGTTTCTTTGATAATTATTTATCTAATGACGTTTTATGTAAATTGGAGATGAGCTTTGATTAAGGATCTTGTAACCCCTGAAAACGCCAACGTCTTTGTGGGAAAGCTCGGAGACATTCTCGAAAAGGCGATAGGCAAGCCGCTGGGCTACGCCATCAACTGGGGAAGAATATGGTCGCTATGGCCCGTTCACATCGAGACTGCATGCTGCAGCGTCGAGTTTGGCGCCGCATCCAGTCCCAGGTATGACGTGGAAAGATTCGGAATCATCGAGGCCTTCGGATCCCTAAGGCAGTGTGATCTGGTAGTGGTTCAGGGAACCATCACCCGAAAGATGGCGCCTCGCCTCAGGCTCGTATACGATCAGATGCCTGAGCCAAAGTACGTCATTGCCATGGGGGCATGCGCCATTACGGGAGGACTGTACTTTGACTCGTACAACGTGCTTCCGGGAATCGACGGAGTCATTCCAGTAGACGTGTACGTTCCGGGATGCCCTCCGAGACCTGAGACGCTGATACAGGGGTGCATGCTGCTGCAGGAGAAGATCAAGAGGATGAAGGCCAGGAAGTTCGTATGATCAATAAATGAGTGTTAAATGGGAATTTAGTGAAAAATATAAAATCGATTCAATGTAATTTTTCTGGTAATCTACATTTGCAAATTACATGAATACGTAAAATAATCGAATTCAAACTCGTGTGCTATTTGTTTATCTTTTCATAATGAAACATGATCTTGAATTTAGTTTGTTCATAATTTTATTATATTTCTAGATAGAATGATCTTTGATGGAATATGAAATTGTAAAAAATCCGATGGGACTAATTGAATTTACATTAAACCAAGGGGAAAAGATTACTGCAGAAGCTGCCGCTATGGTATTCATCAAAGGAAATCTAAAAACAGAAACTAGAATGAGAAAAGGCGGATTTCTAAAATCACTTAAAGCTGCCGCATTTGGTGGAGAATCATTTTTTGTTAACGAGTTTATCGCAGAAGAAGACAACTGTAAACTCGGGCTTACCGGAAATATGCTTGGAGATATTGAGGTGATTGATGTAAATGAGGAATTCATTGTACAATCTGGTTGTTTTGTTGGTTCTACTACAGATCTAACGCTGGATACAAAGTGGCAGGGGTTCACAAAAGGAATATTTGGTAGTAATTTGTTTATGCTCAAAACGGTTGGTGCTGGTCAGATGTTTGTTAATGCATGGGGTGGAATCCTAAAAAAAGAATTACAATCTGGCGAAAGGATGTATTTAGATAATTACCAGCTAGTTGCATTAAGTCCTACTGCTGAATACCGAGTTACAAAACATGGTAGTTTAAAGACTACGTTGTTTGGCGGTGAAGCATTAGTTTTAGAGATTACTGGTCCGGGAACCGTCTACATACAAACCAAAAACATCATGGAGTTTGTAAGGGCATTGATCCCATTTCTTCCAAAAAGGAATTAGATCTTATTACATTGATTTATATTCTCAAATCTTAGAATAATGATCTAGAATATTTACACAGTTTAAATCAAAATTTTTTTGCTAAACAATGATGACAAAAGCAAGTCTGGTAATCGTCATGGCGACAATTATGGTTGTTGGAGTATTCGGAACAAATTTTGTTTCAGATGCAGATGCCCTAAAAAGTAAAAATGGTGCATCAAGAAATACTGACATCTGTGGATTGGTGCTATGCTCTGATTATCCCGGTCAAAAAGAAGCATTTGATGCAAACTGGTCTAATGGATTTCTTAGTAATCCAAGAACAGTAACTAATGTAGATGCAAATGATCATTCTGACAGTCATAATACAAGTAAGTTTGTGCCATCTTCACACAACGCTGATCAAGAATTTCCAGCCCAACTAGATGTTTTTATTCACAAGTTCGAATTGGATAAGATCTCAGCTGATGAGGCACTGGAGGGAATGACGGAAGTATATGATGCATATGTGAAAGCAAGAATCACAAGTGACATCATTGATGGTGTAGGCGAAAAACTCAGTCTCTACAAAAAAGGAACTTTTGATGCGGCAACAGCAGTTGAAGCGATTCATCTTACAGCTGAGCCACAAAATGTTGACCCTGAGTACCAAGGTGCACTAGATGAGGTTATTCACAAGTTCGAATTGGATAAGATCTCAGCTGATGAGGCACTGGAGGGAATCAAGGAAGCACACTATGGCTTTGTTGACCTCTACGTCACTTCTGAAATAATAGAAGCAGTAGAAGGTAAGATTGCATTGATTGATTCTGGTAAACTATCAGGAGCTGAAGCAGTTGAAGCGATTCATCTTACAGCTGAGCCACAAAATGTTGACCCTGAGTACCAAGGTGCACTAGATGAGGTTATTCACAAGTTCGAATTGGATAAGATCTCAGCTGATGAGGGACTGGACCTCTACGTCACTTCTGAAATAATAGAAGCAGTAGAAGGTAAGATTGCATTGATTGATTCTGGTAAACTATCAGGAGCTGAAGCAGTTGAAGCGATTCATCTTACAGCTGAGCCACAAAATGTTGACCCTGAGTACCAAGGTGCACTAGATGAGGTTATTCACAAGTTCGAATTGGATAAGATCTCAGCTGATGAGGGACTGGATGGAATCACTGAGGTTTATGATGGCTTTGTTGGACTAACTATCACATCTGACATTATTGAAGATGTTGGTGAAAAAATCGCATTGTATAACTCTGGTAAACTTGAAGCTGCCGATGCAGTTGAAGCGATTCATCTTACAGCTGAGCCACAAAATGTTGATCCAGAATTCATTAATGCGGTAGAAGAACACACATACCAATTAGAACTCGATGACATATCTCTCAATAAAGCATTTGAAGGAATCACTGAGGTTTATGATGGCTTTGTTGGACTAACTATCACATCTGAACTCATTGAAGATGTAGGAACTCAACTTGCTGTTTATGACAGCGGTAGAGTTTCAATGGAGTTTACTCTAGAAGAAATTAAAGAGATTATTGAAAAAGTAGAACGTGCTGCTCAAAAATCTTATTCTGAAGGGGGCATTCCAGAAATGAAAGAATTACCGCCAAACACCGTTGATATTCCAGCTGGCACAGGCGTTCCAGGATGTGAGGTTGATGATTGGTGTTATATGCCAAGTAGCCTCACAGCACATGTCGGAGATACCATCACATGGATAAACTCTGATACGTTACCACACACGGTAACTTCTGGAAATGCTGATGCAGATGCTGTTGGATTAGATGTTCCAAATGGATTTGATAGTGGTTTCATGTCTGCTGATGATAGATTTGAGCATACATTTGATGTTGCAGGACTCTATGACTACTATTGTCAATTGCACCCATGGATGCAAGGATCAGTAACTGTAGAATAGGAACTACTCCTTTTTTCTTTTTTTATTTACTCTTTTAACTCAGTGACATGTACAATCCGTTTAAACCTAAAAAATTCTATTCTGATTAAATATTCGACTTTTCTATCATGATTGTGTCTGAACAAGTTACGGCAAAAAAATTTCTAATTATTACAGCATTTATTTTATTTTCACTAATCTTTTTGGGTGGAGTTTTTGCCGCAACCAACCCTGTGGCAATTAGTGCGGGACAAGAATTATCCTATCCCTCTTGGTTGACAATTTCTTACCTTGCTGGATTGTCTATGATAATTCTCCCTTGCACTTTACCTCTGGTCTTCATAATTATTCCACTTAGTATGGGAAAAGGGGGAAAGAAAGGACTTTCTATGGCATTACTTTTTGGCGCTGGATTGACAATTACAATCACATTTTATGGATTTGGAATTGGCGCTTTAGGTCAAACAGCCGATCTAGATAAGATTTCCATCTACATGTTTCTAATCGCTGGCATTGCCGCGTTTATTTTTGGCTTATCTCAGCTCAAGCTTTTTGAGATAAAACTTCCCTCTTATTCTGGAACTCCGAGATTCATTCAAAACAGAGGCGATTATTCAAAATCCTTTTTCATGGGACTGCTATTGGGAAATGCCGGGGTTGGATGTCCTAATCCCATGTTTTATTGGCTTTTGATCTATGTTGCGGGAAGCGGTAGTGTAGAGATTGGCGCAAGCTTAGGAGCAGTACATGGAGTCGGACGTGCAATTCCTCTAATTTTACTGTCTGTTCTTGCAATAGTCGGTGTAAATGCAACAAAAGGAATTACTCTAAATCGTCAACGAATTGAAAACATGACTGGTTGGATGTTGATTATAATTGGCACATTTTTAATCATCAACGGTATTCCTGGTGGACACGAATGGTATGAGAGTACGATTATTCATATTGGGTGGAACAATCTAATTTCCACCACTTTACTTCCTCCTGAATTTCATGTGGGTGAACATGAACATGGGCATGCGTCACAAATTCCTGAGGAAATTGTACCGATTTTGTTTGCGGGCTTGATTACATTCCCAATAGTTTGGTATTTTACCAAGAAAAAACGAAATGATAACGTATGAAAGATCCTGTATGTGGAATGGAAGTTGGGGACAAGGGAAAATCCGTAATGCACAAGGGAAAGGAATATCGATTCTGTTGTGCAACTTGTAGTTGGGCATTTGAACAAAATCCTGAACAGTTTTTACAGGCATGAGGGTGCAAATTCTTACCACTCCTGGCTGTTCAAACTGTGTTGTATTAGAAAAAATGCTAGATACACTCGGAGTATCTTATGATCTGATTGACGTTACCGAGAATCCATTGTACCTGGAAATATATCCAATTTTTACTGCTCCCGGATTGGTTATAGACAAAAAACTAGAGTTCACTGGTATTCCAAAAATCGATAATCTCAAAAAAAAACTTTCCAAGTGACAGGTATGTTTTTTACTCTGCAAAAATTAATTGTTCTATATGTCTGAATTTTCATCCGATGAGAAAATCATTCTTATTCAATATGGGATAAAAAAATATGAAAATGAAGAAATTGTTATTGGAAAACTTTTGACAGTGTTATCTGAAAAAGATATTCAAAGAAATATCGATACTCTTATTGGAACTCAGCGGGTTAGGAGAATTGGGCCTGATTTGCTTCAAAATAAT
Coding sequences within it:
- a CDS encoding YHS domain-containing protein → MKDPVCGMEVGDKGKSVMHKGKEYRFCCATCSWAFEQNPEQFLQA
- a CDS encoding TIGR00266 family protein: MEYEIVKNPMGLIEFTLNQGEKITAEAAAMVFIKGNLKTETRMRKGGFLKSLKAAAFGGESFFVNEFIAEEDNCKLGLTGNMLGDIEVIDVNEEFIVQSGCFVGSTTDLTLDTKWQGFTKGIFGSNLFMLKTVGAGQMFVNAWGGILKKELQSGERMYLDNYQLVALSPTAEYRVTKHGSLKTTLFGGEALVLEITGPGTVYIQTKNIMEFVRALIPFLPKRN
- a CDS encoding thioredoxin family protein, which gives rise to MRVQILTTPGCSNCVVLEKMLDTLGVSYDLIDVTENPLYLEIYPIFTAPGLVIDKKLEFTGIPKIDNLKKKLSK
- a CDS encoding NADH-quinone oxidoreductase subunit B, coding for MIKDLVTPENANVFVGKLGDILEKAIGKPLGYAINWGRIWSLWPVHIETACCSVEFGAASSPRYDVERFGIIEAFGSLRQCDLVVVQGTITRKMAPRLRLVYDQMPEPKYVIAMGACAITGGLYFDSYNVLPGIDGVIPVDVYVPGCPPRPETLIQGCMLLQEKIKRMKARKFV
- a CDS encoding cytochrome C biogenesis protein — its product is MIVSEQVTAKKFLIITAFILFSLIFLGGVFAATNPVAISAGQELSYPSWLTISYLAGLSMIILPCTLPLVFIIIPLSMGKGGKKGLSMALLFGAGLTITITFYGFGIGALGQTADLDKISIYMFLIAGIAAFIFGLSQLKLFEIKLPSYSGTPRFIQNRGDYSKSFFMGLLLGNAGVGCPNPMFYWLLIYVAGSGSVEIGASLGAVHGVGRAIPLILLSVLAIVGVNATKGITLNRQRIENMTGWMLIIIGTFLIINGIPGGHEWYESTIIHIGWNNLISTTLLPPEFHVGEHEHGHASQIPEEIVPILFAGLITFPIVWYFTKKKRNDNV